The Acidithiobacillus thiooxidans ATCC 19377 DNA window GACAGTTACAAGGAAAAACGCCAGGACCGGCGTAATGATAATCCCTCCGGTCTGGCAGCCATTGCCGAGATGGAATGACCCTCAACCATGACGACTCTGCCCTTAACTCCCCAACAAGTTCTGATTGATCCTCCGGTTACGGATGCCGGAGCCGTGCTGGACGCTTTGGCGGCGCTTCTCGCAGAGTCGACCGGACAAACAGCCGCCGTCATTGCCGAGGCCCTGAAAAGTCGTGAAGAGCAGGGTTCCACTGGAATCGGCCATGGTGTCGCGCTTCCCCATGCCCGCATTGACGGCGTGACTGAGGTGGCTGTGGCTGCCCTGCGCAGTGCTCAGGGAATCCCCTTTGCCGCACCGGATGGTCTGGAGGTGCAGGTATTTATTGCGGTGGCCGTACCCAAAACGGCGGCAACGGCTCATCTCGAAATTCTTTCGACCCTGGCGGTACGTTTGGCCTCTGAGGCAGTGCGTGCAGACTTGCTCAAGGTGCACAATGCCGAAGGATTTTTTACCGCAATGACCCATTCTGATTAGTTTTTAGGAAAGACGCAGACATGGAAAGACAAATCAGTCTGCGTCGGCTTTGCGAAGATCTCCACAAGGAGATGTTCTGGGATTGTCTGCATCGACCGGATAAGGATTGCCAGCTGTGTGGCGACCCCTGGGCGGAAGACGATATCGGTGGCGCGGCTCTGGTCGGTTTTCTGAATTTTATTCGTCCCCACGTCGTACAAATAGCCGGAACTTGTGAACTTCAGTTTCTACGGGATAACCCCCTGAGTTTTGAGCAATTTCTGACGGGAAAGCTGAGCCTGTTGGTACTGTGCGAAAGTGAAACGCTGAGTCCAGAGCTTCTGGAGGCACTGCGGTTCCGGCAAGTGGCGGTCATGACGACTGCGTTGGAGGCCCCGAAGGTGCTTGCCCGTCTGCAACTTTACCTGCATCGCGAGCTGGCTCCCCGGCAGCAAGTGCATGGAGTGTTGGTGGATGTGCTGGGCGTTGGGTTGTTGTTGCAGGGCGAGGCCGGTATCGGCAA harbors:
- the hprK gene encoding HPr(Ser) kinase/phosphatase; this translates as MERQISLRRLCEDLHKEMFWDCLHRPDKDCQLCGDPWAEDDIGGAALVGFLNFIRPHVVQIAGTCELQFLRDNPLSFEQFLTGKLSLLVLCESETLSPELLEALRFRQVAVMTTALEAPKVLARLQLYLHRELAPRQQVHGVLVDVLGVGLLLQGEAGIGKSELALELVSRGHRLVADDSVLCVREAPQVITGHCPAPLRNFLEVRGLGIINIREFFGAAAIVRSKRIRLVVEIQDMQDMELGDIDRLQGKVDNLDILGVPLTRLRIPVSAARNLAVLVEAAARSQYVKESGGDMLADFEEQVRLSVGEE
- a CDS encoding PTS sugar transporter subunit IIA, coding for MTTLPLTPQQVLIDPPVTDAGAVLDALAALLAESTGQTAAVIAEALKSREEQGSTGIGHGVALPHARIDGVTEVAVAALRSAQGIPFAAPDGLEVQVFIAVAVPKTAATAHLEILSTLAVRLASEAVRADLLKVHNAEGFFTAMTHSD